A region from the Salicibibacter cibarius genome encodes:
- a CDS encoding xylulokinase — protein MEYIATFDIGTSSVKGVLVGRDGSLHYPEMRPVHTDYRDVGRVEQDPEQWWEKVCHIAFSWWKNGINPQHVNAIVMSGQMQDCIPIDADGQPVRPAILYSDNRAEEQAEYIAQDTHDLSLKTGNHFDGTMVFPKIKWLQEKEREVYDRTATICVSAKDYVIFQLTKKPVVDSVTGATTGMMDLRRKEWISKWMEEQGLDAQKLPPLVDPSAKVGEVVEKSAKQSGFVRGTPVLCGAGDAGATTMGAGVVEQGDKYVYLGSTGWVAFVTETITAQADGIFHLANLTPDEYIAIAPMLNVGNAHLWAVDLFGDGGEKDYAGFEHAVQSTSPGASDVLFLPYLKGERFPVQDMSASGSFMNIRETTTKAHLSRAVLEGVSMSIRQTMDTLIGEDAGQTPLTLIGGGTQSESWCQILADVCQSFVRVPEHPEYLPSLGVAAAGFVHLQWSANYREFHQHIMQNQSMKTYDPDANVKETYDRLYEKFKALYPAIKDWSKR, from the coding sequence ATGGAGTACATTGCGACGTTTGATATTGGGACATCCAGTGTCAAAGGAGTGTTGGTAGGTAGGGACGGCTCGTTGCATTATCCCGAAATGCGTCCGGTACATACAGATTATCGGGACGTTGGGCGCGTGGAGCAAGATCCCGAGCAATGGTGGGAGAAGGTATGTCACATTGCTTTTTCTTGGTGGAAAAACGGCATAAACCCTCAACATGTCAATGCGATCGTCATGAGCGGACAGATGCAGGATTGTATTCCGATCGATGCGGATGGCCAACCGGTGCGCCCGGCCATCCTTTATTCTGATAACCGTGCAGAAGAACAAGCGGAGTATATTGCGCAAGACACTCACGACCTATCTCTTAAAACAGGAAATCATTTTGATGGAACGATGGTTTTTCCAAAGATAAAGTGGCTGCAGGAAAAGGAACGTGAAGTCTATGATCGGACAGCGACCATATGTGTGAGTGCGAAAGACTACGTGATTTTTCAGTTGACAAAAAAACCCGTTGTTGATTCTGTAACGGGGGCCACTACGGGAATGATGGATTTACGTCGCAAGGAATGGATCTCAAAATGGATGGAGGAGCAAGGCCTCGATGCTCAAAAACTTCCGCCTCTAGTCGATCCTAGTGCCAAGGTTGGAGAAGTCGTTGAAAAAAGCGCTAAGCAAAGTGGTTTCGTCCGGGGAACTCCCGTGCTATGCGGAGCCGGGGATGCCGGTGCAACGACCATGGGCGCCGGAGTTGTGGAGCAAGGAGATAAGTATGTCTATCTCGGTTCAACTGGTTGGGTTGCCTTTGTCACCGAAACGATTACAGCGCAAGCGGATGGTATTTTTCATCTTGCGAATTTAACGCCGGATGAATACATCGCCATAGCACCGATGTTGAACGTTGGCAATGCACACCTTTGGGCGGTTGATCTCTTTGGGGATGGCGGGGAAAAGGATTACGCAGGGTTTGAACATGCGGTTCAATCCACGTCGCCCGGTGCTTCAGATGTCCTATTTCTACCATATCTAAAAGGCGAGCGTTTTCCCGTTCAGGATATGTCTGCTTCGGGTTCTTTTATGAATATAAGGGAGACGACAACAAAAGCGCATTTAAGCCGTGCCGTTTTGGAAGGCGTGTCCATGTCGATACGCCAAACAATGGATACGTTGATCGGCGAAGATGCGGGGCAGACGCCACTTACGCTTATTGGCGGAGGGACGCAAAGTGAATCGTGGTGCCAGATTTTAGCCGATGTTTGCCAGAGCTTTGTGCGCGTACCTGAACACCCCGAATATTTACCGTCATTAGGCGTAGCTGCCGCCGGTTTTGTTCACTTGCAATGGTCGGCCAATTACCGGGAATTTCATCAGCATATTATGCAAAATCAATCAATGAAAACATACGATCCGGATGCCAATGTGAAAGAGACATATGATCGTTTATACGAAAAATTTAAGGCGTTGTATCCCGCGATCAAAGATTGGTCGAAACGCTAG
- a CDS encoding NAD(P)/FAD-dependent oxidoreductase — translation MKTADAVVIGGGVIGTSIAYRLAEGNRKVILIEKGEIGSRTSGSCDKAIFLQSKKPGFPSELAKESRAVYENLEEELDFSFEFKRGGGMIVVQSEKYVPFMKDFVEKQKQAGIDIQLLDQKEARDRQPCLSKDIIGSTYSNEDAEVNPMLLSQAFAAAAKRKGVDIRTHTEVVDIVIDNGKVVGVQTPKEYIATEMVVNAAGPFAPQIGNMVGINIPIQPRRGVILISEKINPIIYGNILCSQYIAAKHMNQAEDAPAFGVGLSLGQTDAGNLLIGASREFEGFNKSVESEVLPAIAKHAASIVPSLGNVRIIRSMVGFRPYTGDGLPIVDEARDAEGFIIAAGHEGDGIALAPITGLLVRDLIDKKGDYPSFLEKLNLDRFK, via the coding sequence GTGAAGACAGCAGATGCCGTTGTGATCGGCGGAGGCGTGATAGGAACGTCCATTGCCTATCGTTTAGCCGAAGGGAATCGAAAAGTGATTTTAATAGAAAAAGGAGAAATAGGCTCTCGAACTTCAGGATCTTGTGATAAGGCTATATTTCTCCAATCCAAAAAACCGGGATTTCCGAGTGAATTGGCAAAAGAGAGCAGAGCTGTTTATGAAAATCTTGAAGAAGAGCTCGATTTTTCTTTTGAATTCAAACGAGGGGGCGGGATGATTGTTGTTCAATCCGAAAAATACGTGCCCTTCATGAAGGATTTTGTAGAAAAGCAAAAACAAGCCGGCATCGATATTCAACTTTTAGACCAAAAAGAAGCAAGAGACCGACAGCCCTGCCTATCGAAAGATATTATCGGCTCCACGTATAGCAATGAAGATGCGGAAGTGAACCCGATGTTATTAAGTCAGGCATTTGCCGCTGCTGCGAAGCGAAAAGGGGTTGATATTCGCACGCATACGGAAGTGGTTGATATCGTGATTGACAATGGGAAAGTGGTCGGGGTACAGACGCCTAAAGAATATATTGCCACTGAAATGGTTGTTAATGCGGCCGGACCCTTCGCACCTCAGATTGGAAACATGGTCGGCATCAATATCCCGATTCAACCCCGCCGCGGGGTCATTCTTATTTCCGAAAAAATAAATCCAATCATCTACGGGAACATTTTATGCTCCCAATATATTGCGGCAAAACACATGAATCAAGCAGAAGATGCGCCCGCTTTTGGAGTCGGACTCTCCTTAGGGCAAACAGATGCCGGGAACTTACTCATCGGGGCAAGCCGGGAGTTTGAAGGGTTTAATAAATCCGTGGAGTCGGAAGTGCTTCCGGCGATTGCCAAACATGCAGCGAGCATCGTTCCGAGCCTGGGAAACGTTCGGATCATTCGTTCCATGGTAGGTTTTCGTCCGTACACGGGGGATGGATTGCCGATTGTTGACGAAGCTCGCGATGCTGAAGGCTTTATCATAGCAGCGGGACACGAGGGGGACGGGATCGCCCTAGCGCCGATCACCGGATTGCTCGTCCGTGACTTGATAGATAAAAAAGGGGACTATCCATCTTTTCTGGAGAAATTAAACCTTGATCGCTTTAAGTAG
- a CDS encoding TRAP transporter large permease subunit, with amino-acid sequence MLEIIIPLLILFTIVLIPQIPKIGGEVRLALILAALSAAVLGGLTPVEIGSAFIDGVDQLAWVIMLSIAGSIYAETQVKLGAMQTTMLSLRSLFGRSSIGLVAAVLVALTFAGSLLGDAIAASAVIGFLVIRSLADLNIKPEQIGMIILVGASLGSLMPPISQGVILSSSLIDIDPTPVIIISIFTVTGGVLFAILDAGRFVRGKRLPEHLLPNQSFFTIIKERWKTLIPLIVLAVIVVLDTGFAFNIFTVWEPMERAVTYLEGVPILNGVVFPIVLAIMMGAIISFFYSSVRKEAGTVFKQGVKNISKTVQIQLSAGFMVGVFSATGMIDRVSELMEGLQATALKLGGTVSMLLVGMLTGSQTTAQTITVPFLAPALENLDVDPVNIALGAAHIAAGGQNLPPVGLTAFVVAGLIGGILSKKVDPVKVMILAVPASLYLTLVGLIAWFI; translated from the coding sequence GTGCTAGAGATTATCATTCCGCTGCTTATCTTGTTCACGATTGTATTGATTCCGCAAATCCCTAAAATAGGGGGAGAAGTGCGACTGGCATTAATCCTTGCCGCACTATCCGCGGCTGTGCTGGGGGGATTAACTCCGGTTGAAATCGGGTCTGCCTTCATCGATGGGGTCGATCAATTGGCTTGGGTGATCATGTTGTCCATTGCAGGAAGCATCTATGCGGAGACGCAAGTGAAATTAGGTGCCATGCAGACGACAATGCTTAGCTTACGTTCGCTTTTCGGACGATCGTCGATAGGTTTAGTCGCGGCTGTTTTAGTCGCATTAACGTTCGCCGGCTCACTTCTTGGGGATGCCATAGCCGCATCTGCCGTTATCGGCTTCCTTGTCATACGTTCCTTGGCTGATTTGAACATTAAACCGGAACAAATCGGCATGATTATATTGGTGGGCGCCTCCTTGGGCTCACTCATGCCTCCGATTTCACAAGGGGTTATTTTGTCTTCCTCCCTGATTGACATTGATCCGACGCCTGTTATTATCATTAGTATTTTCACCGTTACAGGCGGCGTTTTGTTTGCCATCCTGGATGCCGGCCGGTTTGTGCGCGGGAAGCGCTTGCCGGAACATCTCTTGCCCAATCAATCTTTTTTTACCATAATAAAAGAAAGATGGAAAACATTAATCCCGCTTATTGTGTTGGCGGTTATTGTCGTGCTTGATACCGGATTTGCTTTTAACATATTCACGGTTTGGGAACCGATGGAGCGAGCGGTTACCTATTTGGAAGGAGTGCCGATTCTGAATGGGGTCGTATTTCCGATCGTTCTGGCCATTATGATGGGTGCGATCATCAGCTTTTTCTATTCGAGTGTTCGTAAAGAAGCAGGGACAGTATTTAAACAAGGGGTCAAAAACATAAGCAAAACCGTGCAAATTCAATTGTCTGCGGGTTTTATGGTTGGGGTTTTTAGTGCAACGGGGATGATCGATCGCGTTTCGGAGCTTATGGAAGGGTTACAGGCAACTGCGCTTAAACTCGGGGGGACGGTTAGCATGTTATTAGTAGGGATGCTGACGGGTTCGCAAACGACCGCGCAGACGATAACGGTGCCTTTTCTTGCTCCCGCCTTGGAGAACCTTGATGTTGATCCTGTGAATATCGCCCTTGGGGCTGCGCACATTGCGGCCGGCGGGCAGAATCTTCCTCCCGTAGGGTTGACCGCCTTCGTGGTGGCTGGGCTGATAGGAGGTATTTTAAGCAAAAAAGTAGATCCGGTAAAAGTGATGATTCTGGCTGTGCCGGCATCGTTGTATTTAACGCTCGTCGGATTGATTGCCTGGTTTATCTGA
- a CDS encoding aspartate/glutamate racemase family protein, with protein MIGILMLETTFHRPIGDIGNPKTFSFPVIYKTVKGATVARAMDKAGDSELVDLFVKAAKVLENEGAKAITTSCGFLAIFQQEIQRALTIPFFSSSLLQIPFASCVTGGTVGVMTAKKSSLTARHFKGVGADHAPVVIEGMDDQPAFTSAIVDQTENLNENAVAKEMEQVTYRLLEKHPEVTAIVLECTNMPPYRKKIQAITDFPIFDINALINYMFDAILGGAVNSRCHDLSM; from the coding sequence GTGATCGGGATATTAATGCTAGAGACAACGTTTCATAGACCGATCGGGGACATTGGCAACCCGAAGACGTTTTCGTTTCCGGTCATTTATAAAACGGTAAAAGGAGCGACCGTTGCTCGCGCGATGGATAAAGCGGGCGACAGTGAACTGGTCGATCTTTTTGTAAAAGCTGCCAAAGTGCTTGAAAATGAGGGCGCAAAGGCAATCACAACGAGTTGTGGTTTTCTGGCTATTTTTCAGCAAGAGATTCAACGAGCCTTAACGATTCCTTTCTTTTCATCAAGTTTGCTGCAAATTCCATTCGCAAGTTGTGTTACAGGTGGCACGGTTGGTGTAATGACGGCTAAGAAATCGAGTTTAACCGCGCGACACTTTAAGGGGGTCGGTGCCGATCATGCGCCCGTAGTGATCGAAGGGATGGATGATCAGCCTGCATTCACTTCCGCGATTGTCGATCAAACGGAAAATCTTAATGAGAATGCCGTCGCTAAGGAAATGGAACAAGTGACTTATCGTCTGCTCGAAAAACATCCGGAAGTAACGGCGATTGTTTTGGAATGCACGAACATGCCTCCTTATAGAAAAAAAATACAAGCAATCACCGACTTTCCTATTTTTGATATAAATGCATTAATCAATTACATGTTTGATGCTATCCTTGGGGGTGCCGTGAATTCAAGATGTCATGATCTGTCGATGTGA
- a CDS encoding (2Fe-2S)-binding protein has translation MKAIEEGSTTSKEIKLQTRAGMGICQGRTCRPLIDQAVSKHMKEAIPDSSRLTHNNPIRPITLTDLANNTKRDE, from the coding sequence ATGAAGGCCATAGAGGAAGGAAGCACAACATCGAAAGAAATAAAACTTCAAACACGGGCAGGCATGGGGATTTGCCAGGGGAGAACGTGTCGGCCGCTGATCGATCAAGCGGTATCCAAGCACATGAAAGAAGCGATACCGGATTCAAGCCGTCTAACGCATAACAACCCCATCCGCCCGATCACCTTAACCGATTTAGCAAACAACACGAAGAGGGATGAATGA
- a CDS encoding (2Fe-2S)-binding protein, translating to MMRITDHPVLGPLENKEVTIQFNGVDYIGLENESIAATLLANGIRTLRYSEKERKPRGIYCGIGHCYECRVTVNGERSVRACITPVKDQMIVESQGFQS from the coding sequence ATGATGAGAATCACTGATCACCCGGTATTAGGTCCGTTAGAGAACAAAGAAGTAACGATTCAATTTAATGGCGTCGATTATATTGGACTTGAAAATGAATCGATCGCGGCGACGTTACTCGCCAACGGCATCCGAACGTTGCGATATTCGGAAAAAGAACGTAAACCACGAGGTATCTACTGTGGCATCGGCCATTGCTATGAATGCCGGGTAACTGTGAACGGAGAAAGAAGTGTTCGCGCCTGTATCACTCCCGTGAAAGATCAAATGATTGTTGAATCGCAAGGGTTTCAATCATGA
- a CDS encoding NAD(P)/FAD-dependent oxidoreductase, which produces MKYDLIIIGSGPAGLSAGIEAAKHGAKVIIVDENPFSGGKLIGQLHEEPKNGWWIGKQVADTLTEEAKAHGVRFLHEREVWGIFPKWTVKLNKGEALHAPFVLIATGAAEKAIPIPGWTLPGVMAIGAAQVMNNYHRVQPGKKVAVVGVDPLALTVAHEMKMGGVDVVGLFLPPSNDFSQEKSRPKEMIADLASMSNLAPNALLKTAGKMVRNRFIRSIGAHLYPAQGVKVWDIPLFLRKNVREINGDRQVESITVDQIDAHGDVQSNRRQTIDVDGVCISGGLYPVSELPAAIGCASAYIEELGGHVPLHGEDLQTTQDGIYVAGNITGIEGAKIAMAQGELVGFGVSERAGFIEDVGGQRRLEYMEKIKEARETSAIKFMRNIDEGREKMTRRWRDHE; this is translated from the coding sequence ATGAAGTATGATCTTATCATTATAGGCTCGGGGCCGGCCGGTTTGAGTGCCGGCATAGAAGCGGCGAAACATGGCGCGAAAGTGATTATTGTTGATGAGAACCCGTTTTCCGGCGGCAAGTTAATCGGCCAATTGCATGAAGAGCCAAAAAATGGATGGTGGATCGGAAAACAAGTGGCAGACACGCTTACTGAAGAAGCAAAAGCGCACGGTGTTCGTTTTTTGCATGAAAGAGAAGTATGGGGAATTTTTCCGAAGTGGACGGTTAAGTTGAACAAGGGAGAGGCGTTACACGCACCATTTGTATTGATCGCTACCGGGGCTGCCGAAAAGGCTATTCCCATACCGGGATGGACATTGCCGGGGGTAATGGCGATCGGAGCGGCGCAAGTGATGAATAACTACCATCGGGTACAACCCGGGAAAAAAGTGGCAGTTGTTGGCGTCGATCCGCTAGCTTTAACGGTCGCCCACGAGATGAAAATGGGAGGCGTGGATGTCGTTGGACTTTTTCTTCCACCGAGCAATGATTTTTCACAGGAGAAATCCAGACCGAAAGAAATGATCGCTGACTTGGCATCGATGTCGAATCTAGCCCCAAATGCTCTCTTGAAAACAGCTGGAAAGATGGTCCGAAATAGATTTATAAGGAGCATAGGTGCTCATTTATACCCTGCGCAAGGTGTAAAGGTATGGGATATCCCCTTATTTTTAAGAAAAAATGTAAGGGAAATTAATGGGGATCGACAAGTAGAAAGCATAACGGTCGATCAGATTGATGCTCACGGTGATGTACAATCGAATCGCCGGCAAACGATAGACGTCGATGGCGTTTGCATTTCCGGAGGGCTCTATCCTGTATCAGAACTCCCGGCCGCGATTGGATGCGCATCTGCCTACATTGAAGAATTAGGCGGGCATGTTCCTTTACACGGAGAGGATTTGCAGACAACCCAAGACGGGATTTATGTCGCGGGGAACATAACAGGCATTGAAGGCGCAAAAATAGCGATGGCACAAGGTGAATTAGTGGGCTTTGGCGTTAGCGAAAGAGCAGGGTTTATTGAAGATGTTGGTGGTCAACGTAGGCTTGAATACATGGAAAAAATCAAGGAAGCAAGAGAAACATCCGCGATCAAATTCATGCGAAACATTGATGAGGGTCGAGAGAAAATGACGAGGCGGTGGCGGGATCACGAGTGA
- the iscB gene encoding RNA-guided endonuclease IscB translates to MLVFVKNRHGESLMPCKPQKARRLLKQKKAKIVSYEPFTIQLLYGSSGYKQNVNIGVDLGAKDTGVAITSEDKVLAKGDIETRQDVKSLLNTRRAYRQSRRHRKTRYRKPRFDNRKRPDGWLPLSIESRIQNTFRWIDKFCSLVPNPTLTIEVGKFDPHKMINPDIQGIDYQKGQTYGYYDVRYFVFARDNYTCQVCKKQSKILNTHHIVYRSHGGSDRADNLITVCTDCHTHENHKKGKILWEWMMEGKKLPSYKEGTFMNVFRRRVFDKYSDANITYGSVTTPKRKALGLDKTHYNDAIAISGIDKIDYDTHSIFKIKQFRKKKRSLHEATARKGRKYKNTISQRNIKNKPYLKGFYLNDKVLFQGKVGWISGFNGTSMAFVKNIEDQYLTNPDKSYKQVPLKELTFIKHTNNWQFLPH, encoded by the coding sequence ATGTTAGTGTTCGTAAAAAATAGGCATGGCGAGTCACTAATGCCGTGCAAACCGCAAAAAGCAAGGCGATTACTGAAACAAAAGAAAGCTAAAATCGTATCTTATGAACCCTTTACGATCCAGCTATTATATGGATCAAGTGGCTACAAGCAAAATGTGAATATAGGCGTTGATTTGGGCGCGAAAGATACAGGCGTTGCGATCACTAGCGAGGATAAAGTGCTTGCAAAAGGTGACATCGAAACCCGTCAAGACGTGAAAAGTTTGCTGAATACAAGACGAGCGTATAGGCAATCAAGGCGTCATCGTAAGACACGCTATCGAAAACCACGCTTTGACAATCGAAAACGCCCCGACGGATGGCTACCACTGAGTATCGAAAGTCGGATTCAAAACACATTCAGATGGATCGATAAATTCTGTTCCCTTGTGCCGAATCCAACATTAACAATCGAAGTTGGCAAATTCGATCCTCACAAGATGATCAATCCTGACATTCAAGGGATCGATTATCAAAAAGGACAAACTTATGGCTACTATGATGTGCGGTATTTTGTGTTTGCAAGAGACAACTATACGTGCCAAGTTTGCAAGAAACAAAGCAAGATACTGAATACCCATCATATTGTCTATCGTTCTCATGGTGGTAGTGATCGTGCGGATAATCTCATTACTGTTTGTACCGATTGTCATACGCATGAGAATCATAAAAAAGGGAAAATCCTTTGGGAGTGGATGATGGAGGGCAAAAAGCTACCTAGCTATAAAGAAGGTACGTTCATGAATGTGTTTCGCAGGAGAGTGTTTGATAAATATTCGGATGCAAATATCACCTATGGTTCCGTTACGACACCTAAACGTAAAGCATTAGGGTTAGATAAAACCCATTATAACGACGCGATAGCGATCAGTGGGATAGATAAGATTGATTATGACACCCATTCCATCTTCAAGATCAAGCAGTTCCGCAAAAAGAAACGATCTTTACATGAAGCAACAGCACGGAAAGGAAGAAAGTATAAAAATACAATCAGTCAGCGAAATATAAAGAACAAACCGTATCTAAAGGGATTTTATCTCAATGACAAAGTGTTGTTTCAAGGAAAAGTGGGATGGATCTCGGGTTTCAATGGTACAAGCATGGCCTTTGTCAAAAACATCGAAGACCAATATCTCACAAACCCAGATAAAAGTTACAAACAAGTTCCACTAAAAGAACTCACGTTTATCAAACACACAAACAATTGGCAATTCCTCCCCCACTAA
- the megL gene encoding methionine gamma-lyase, translating to MPLNKETGYIHGHEDKERHYGSLVPPIYQSSTFTFPDAESGAARFSGNGNGYMYSRLGNPTVREFEERMAAAERGEKALAFASGMAAVSAVLTSLLRSGDHVLVSKGVYGCTFGLLSWLSDRFDVHANYISMENKSDLAENLQPTTKVIYVETPINPTMKMTDFSLITQFAQEHNLTVIVDNTFASPYLQRPLEHNADVVVHSATKYLGGHGDVIAGVAVGSFDFMEVVRKNAQKDMGGVLGSFEAWLLLRGMKTLSVRMDRHCANAKVIAEKLKKHLQVETIFFPGDPDFQQCELTSKQMDQPGGMISFTVKGGKEAAFNVMNRLKMIAIAVSLGDAETLIQHPASMTHAVIPEAEREFMGISDNMLRLSVGLEHYEDIWNDLEQALAGN from the coding sequence ATGCCACTAAATAAAGAAACAGGTTATATTCATGGCCACGAGGACAAAGAGCGTCATTACGGGAGTTTGGTGCCGCCTATTTATCAATCGAGTACGTTTACATTTCCTGACGCGGAAAGTGGGGCGGCTCGTTTTTCCGGAAATGGAAACGGATATATGTATAGCCGTTTAGGAAACCCGACGGTCCGGGAATTTGAAGAGCGTATGGCTGCGGCTGAACGTGGCGAGAAAGCGCTGGCATTTGCTTCCGGGATGGCTGCTGTCTCTGCCGTTTTAACATCTTTACTGAGAAGTGGAGATCATGTACTCGTTTCCAAAGGCGTGTACGGTTGTACATTCGGGCTTTTATCGTGGCTTTCCGATCGTTTTGACGTTCATGCCAACTACATTTCTATGGAAAATAAATCGGACCTTGCAGAAAACCTCCAGCCAACAACAAAAGTCATTTATGTGGAAACGCCGATTAATCCAACGATGAAAATGACAGACTTTTCACTTATTACACAATTCGCGCAGGAACATAACCTCACGGTGATCGTGGACAATACCTTCGCTTCCCCTTATCTACAGCGCCCGCTCGAGCATAACGCTGATGTCGTCGTCCACAGTGCCACAAAATATTTAGGCGGTCATGGCGATGTGATTGCCGGGGTGGCGGTCGGAAGTTTCGATTTTATGGAAGTCGTCCGAAAAAATGCACAAAAAGATATGGGCGGCGTCCTCGGATCTTTCGAAGCCTGGTTGTTGCTGCGGGGGATGAAGACCCTTTCCGTGCGTATGGACCGTCACTGCGCCAACGCGAAGGTGATTGCCGAAAAGCTGAAAAAACATCTGCAAGTCGAAACCATCTTTTTTCCGGGAGACCCCGATTTTCAACAATGCGAATTAACGTCAAAACAAATGGATCAGCCCGGAGGAATGATCAGCTTTACCGTTAAAGGCGGAAAAGAAGCGGCTTTTAACGTGATGAATCGACTGAAAATGATCGCGATCGCGGTCAGTCTCGGCGACGCGGAAACGCTCATTCAACATCCGGCATCGATGACCCATGCCGTCATTCCGGAAGCCGAGCGAGAGTTTATGGGGATTAGCGATAATATGCTTCGTTTATCGGTCGGGCTTGAGCATTATGAAGATATTTGGAATGATTTGGAGCAGGCATTGGCAGGAAATTGA
- a CDS encoding YczE/YyaS/YitT family protein — MIQSTLGSATWDVLHIGLANLTPLTIGMWVQTVGILMIGITCYIEKRRPQIGSFVNILCVGVFLDAWLHLPIQQVFQSTWQLFFVLIAGIVFMGIGAGMYVSTRLGAGPRDGMTLALANKSGWSIRLVRTIMEGTALLLGWLLGGPVAIGTFASVFLIGPVMQASLGFWRKQVSKWETTAPVQQQRTKRRAYASSTSA; from the coding sequence ATGATCCAATCTACGCTCGGCTCAGCAACATGGGACGTTCTTCATATCGGCCTCGCTAATCTGACGCCTTTAACGATTGGCATGTGGGTTCAGACCGTTGGTATTCTGATGATCGGTATAACTTGCTATATTGAAAAAAGAAGACCACAGATCGGCAGTTTCGTTAACATCCTTTGTGTAGGCGTTTTTCTGGATGCCTGGTTACATCTTCCGATCCAGCAAGTTTTTCAAAGCACTTGGCAGTTATTTTTTGTATTAATTGCCGGCATTGTCTTCATGGGTATTGGCGCCGGCATGTATGTATCCACACGCCTTGGGGCAGGGCCGCGCGATGGCATGACCCTTGCCCTTGCCAATAAGTCAGGGTGGTCGATCCGTCTCGTGCGTACAATAATGGAAGGAACAGCCCTTCTTCTCGGCTGGCTTCTTGGTGGCCCGGTTGCCATCGGCACATTTGCATCCGTATTCTTGATTGGTCCCGTCATGCAAGCATCGCTTGGTTTTTGGCGAAAACAAGTGTCAAAATGGGAGACGACTGCCCCTGTGCAACAGCAGAGAACAAAAAGAAGAGCATATGCTTCGTCGACGAGTGCGTGA